GGACCGCGTTCGCCGCCAACCTGTGCACCAACACCTGGCTTGGGTTCCCGTTCATGATGGTGGTCTGCCTCGGGGCGCTGGAATCGATCCCGCGCGACCTGGAGGAGGCGGCTGAAGTCGATGGCGCGACCAAGCTCACGCGCTTCCGTCACATCACCATGCCGCTGCTGCGGCCGGCGCTGGTCCCGGCGATCGTGCTGGGCAGCGTTTGGACCTTCAACATGTTCAACATCATCTACCTGGTCTCCGGCGGCGAGCCCGACGGTGCGTCGGAGATTTTAATCACCGAGGCCTATCGCTGGGCGTTCGACCGCCAGGTGCAGTACGGCTACGCCGCGGCCTACGCCACGCTGATCTTCCTGGCGCTGCTGTGCTACGGCGCGGGCACGCGGCGGGTGCTGGGCAGGGCCGAGGGATGAACAACCGCAACACCCTGCGGCTGGTGGCCACGCATCTGGGCCTGGTGCTGATCTGCGTGGCAGTGCTCTACCCGGTGCTGTGGGTGGTCAAGATGGCGCTGACCCCGTCCCAGGAGATGGCGCTCTCGGCCAATCCGCTGCCCACCACGTTCAGCCTCGATAACTTTAAGGCGCTGCTCTACAGCCGCGATCTGGACGGCCGCTGGCTGTTCCCGCGCCAGGCGATGAACTCGATCGTGGTGGCGGGCGCGACCACCTTGATCGGCCTGCTGCTGGCCACCACCGCGGCCTACGCCTTCAGCCGCTTCATGTTCCCCGGACGGCGATTGGGACTGACCATGCTGCTGGTGACGCAGATGTTCCCCGGCGTGGTAATGGCGATCCCGCTCTATTTGCTGCTCGACCGGCTGCATCTGCTCGACTCGATGCTCGGCCTGGCGCTGGTCTACTCGACCACCGCGGTGCCGTTCTGCGTCTGGATGCTCAAGGGCTACTTCGACACGATCCCGCGCGACCTGGAGGAGGCGGCGCTGATGGACGGCGCGCGACAGTGGACGATCTTCGTGCGCATCGTGCTGCCGCTGGCGCGTCCCGCGCTGGTGGTCACGGCGCTGTTCTCGTTCATGACCGCCTGGAACGAGTTCATCCTGGCCGCGACGTTCCTCTCCAAAGAAACGGCCTACACCCTGCCGGTGATGCTGCAACACAACGTAGGCGACTACAGCGCGGACTGGGGCAAGTTCTCGGCGGGCGCGATTTTGGTCTCGCTGCCGGTGATGGCGCTGTTCTTCGCATTGCAGCGCCATTTGGTCGGCGGCCTGACCGCGGGCGGCGTCAAGGGCTGAGCGCGGCAAGCGCAATAAGCATGGAGTAAGATACTTCGTGCACAGTCATTGGGAGTAAGAAGCGATGCAACGCAACAACCTCTGGACCTCGCTGCTGCTGCTGGCGCTGATCGCGGCGCTGTGCGGGTCGCTGCTGCCGACAGCCTCCTGCGACACCAAGACCAACGCCGCGCAGTCCGACGACGCGGACGATGACGACGACGACGCGGACGCGGTCAAGGTGCTCGCGGTGCAGCCGCCCTACGGGCCGATCGAGGGCGGCACGGCCGTGGCGGTGCTCGGACGCAACTTCATTGACCAGGCGTCCGTGACTTTCGGCGATTCTGAGGCGACCGACTTCGAGTTCATCTCGGACAACGAGGTGCGCGTAAGCACGCCGCCCGCTGATTCCGCGGGCGCGGTGCGCGTGACTTTGACCAATGCCGACGGCGGCTCGGGATCGCTGGTCAACGGCTTTCGCTACGGCGGCGAGCCGGTACAGATCGACTGGTGCAACATCCAGCATCCGGACAACTACGTGGCCTATGAGTATTTCCCCTCGGGCACGATCTACGGCCGGGTCTACGTCGAGGGCTG
The nucleotide sequence above comes from Candidatus Alcyoniella australis. Encoded proteins:
- a CDS encoding sugar ABC transporter permease, with the protein product MNNRNTLRLVATHLGLVLICVAVLYPVLWVVKMALTPSQEMALSANPLPTTFSLDNFKALLYSRDLDGRWLFPRQAMNSIVVAGATTLIGLLLATTAAYAFSRFMFPGRRLGLTMLLVTQMFPGVVMAIPLYLLLDRLHLLDSMLGLALVYSTTAVPFCVWMLKGYFDTIPRDLEEAALMDGARQWTIFVRIVLPLARPALVVTALFSFMTAWNEFILAATFLSKETAYTLPVMLQHNVGDYSADWGKFSAGAILVSLPVMALFFALQRHLVGGLTAGGVKG